A DNA window from Litorilinea aerophila contains the following coding sequences:
- a CDS encoding LysM peptidoglycan-binding domain-containing protein, producing the protein MIEEWRERLGSAQNPWALAGLAVAGLLLLAILVFLLLVLMPAVQTRQSLIAQLTEQEETLAHLKEERARQPVELAEKLAAVQARVEEMAGRLLSESQAIQLMDRLYTYARSAGVTIVTVEARPASTPAIQELFAERVFGLQVRGSFSNLLDFLGRIQESNSDGVVISNVAITQGTDSQALLTMDVTVWSSPHGGREPQLAAALGTTDVSTLWDTLRQVWAANRWDDAIALLKQAQVLQPDSALVQEDLYRAYVNQSYWLLWNRSREQARLALESALSVRPDGQEARRLLQALADPALVLYKTGDALARQASAAAAAGDWRTAVRLLRQLQLIDPHSPGLSTQLYEAYLQLGYQLQATGHPAEAQEHFRMALAINPDGVEAAAALTPAAVGAPTATPTGPAALTPTPTAPPTPTVTPLPGPSPTNTTAPASPPTWTPTVTPLPTNTATATPSPTASATPTGTVPPGTTVHVVQPGETLFSIARRYGTTVEALMAANGLTSTTIRVGQRLIIVPATGVTVTPPNTTIHVVRRGETLFSIAQQYGTTVEAIMAANGMRSDRIYAGQTLRIPLP; encoded by the coding sequence ATGATCGAGGAGTGGCGAGAACGTCTCGGGAGTGCACAAAACCCCTGGGCCCTGGCCGGCCTGGCTGTCGCCGGGCTCCTGCTGTTGGCCATCCTGGTCTTTCTGCTCCTGGTTCTGATGCCCGCGGTTCAGACACGACAGAGCCTGATCGCCCAGCTCACAGAGCAGGAGGAGACCCTGGCCCACCTGAAGGAGGAGCGGGCTCGCCAGCCGGTCGAGCTGGCAGAGAAGCTGGCCGCGGTCCAGGCCCGGGTAGAAGAGATGGCCGGCCGCCTCCTCTCTGAGAGCCAGGCCATCCAGCTCATGGACCGGCTCTACACCTACGCCCGCAGCGCCGGCGTCACCATTGTCACCGTGGAGGCCCGACCAGCCTCCACCCCGGCCATTCAGGAACTCTTCGCCGAACGGGTCTTTGGCCTGCAGGTACGGGGGAGCTTTTCGAACCTGCTGGACTTTCTGGGACGCATCCAAGAGAGCAACAGCGACGGGGTGGTGATCTCCAATGTGGCGATCACCCAGGGCACCGACAGCCAGGCCCTGCTGACCATGGATGTGACCGTCTGGAGCAGCCCCCACGGCGGCCGTGAACCCCAGCTGGCGGCGGCCCTGGGCACAACGGATGTCAGCACCCTCTGGGACACCCTGCGTCAGGTATGGGCGGCCAACCGCTGGGACGATGCCATCGCCCTGCTCAAACAGGCCCAGGTACTTCAACCGGACAGTGCCCTGGTCCAGGAAGATCTCTACCGGGCCTACGTCAACCAAAGCTACTGGCTCCTCTGGAATCGCTCCCGGGAGCAGGCCCGTCTGGCCCTGGAAAGCGCCCTCTCTGTGCGGCCGGACGGCCAGGAAGCCCGGCGACTCCTGCAAGCGTTGGCGGATCCGGCCCTGGTCCTGTACAAAACTGGAGACGCCCTGGCCCGGCAGGCATCGGCGGCGGCGGCGGCCGGCGACTGGCGGACGGCCGTGCGCCTCCTGCGCCAGCTCCAGCTCATCGATCCCCACTCCCCCGGCCTCTCCACCCAGTTGTATGAGGCCTACCTCCAGCTCGGATACCAGCTCCAGGCGACCGGCCATCCGGCCGAGGCCCAGGAGCACTTTCGCATGGCCCTGGCCATCAACCCGGATGGCGTCGAGGCAGCGGCGGCCTTGACCCCGGCGGCTGTCGGCGCGCCCACAGCCACTCCCACCGGGCCGGCAGCGCTCACCCCCACGCCGACCGCCCCTCCCACACCCACGGTGACACCCCTGCCGGGCCCTTCGCCCACCAACACCACCGCCCCGGCGTCACCGCCCACCTGGACACCCACCGTCACGCCCCTGCCCACCAACACGGCCACCGCCACGCCGTCCCCCACGGCCTCGGCCACACCCACCGGCACCGTCCCGCCCGGGACCACGGTCCACGTGGTGCAGCCGGGCGAGACCCTCTTCTCCATCGCCCGGCGGTACGGGACCACGGTGGAGGCTCTCATGGCAGCCAACGGCCTCACCAGCACCACTATTCGCGTCGGCCAGCGCCTGATCATCGTGCCGGCCACCGGCGTCACCGTCACCCCGCCCAACACCACCATCCACGTGGTCCGGCGGGGCGAGACCCTCTTCTCCATCGCCCAGCAATACGGCACCACGGTGGAGGCCATCATGGCGGCCAACGGCATGCGCAGCGACCGCATCTACGCCGGCCAGACCCTCCGCATCCCCCTCCCCTGA
- a CDS encoding PilN domain-containing protein, with translation MLSEQQYGQTGEQLPTSQGTARRRALIAWLLACSLLFLLLALILAWSRTRSHVVQLENALVGVEQEILLASTPAAQTLTLSQQLTQTQGLIDRLSALSSTVDLPWPSLVPVLANYDRRQISFTSLKQDGRTILLTGKATDPALVSEYATMLEASGLFANVARQRIAQAQEAPQGDSASPSTPGAAATPQPPLQGVEFELLLEVKARLP, from the coding sequence ATGCTATCAGAGCAGCAATACGGACAGACGGGAGAACAGCTTCCAACCAGCCAGGGCACGGCACGGCGCAGGGCCCTGATCGCCTGGCTGTTGGCCTGTAGCCTGCTGTTTCTGCTGCTGGCCCTGATCCTGGCCTGGTCCCGCACCCGTAGCCATGTCGTGCAGCTGGAAAATGCCCTGGTGGGGGTGGAGCAGGAGATCCTGCTGGCCAGCACACCCGCTGCTCAAACCCTGACCCTGTCCCAACAGTTGACCCAAACCCAGGGGCTGATCGACCGCCTCTCTGCCCTGAGCAGCACGGTGGATCTACCCTGGCCTTCCCTGGTGCCGGTGCTCGCCAACTACGACCGCCGGCAGATCTCCTTCACCTCCCTCAAGCAGGACGGCCGAACCATCCTGCTCACAGGCAAGGCCACGGACCCCGCGCTGGTCTCCGAATATGCCACTATGTTGGAAGCGTCGGGGCTTTTTGCCAACGTGGCCCGCCAGCGCATTGCCCAGGCGCAGGAGGCCCCCCAGGGCGACAGCGCCTCCCCGTCCACGCCAGGAGCGGCTGCCACTCCCCAACCACCTCTCCAGGGGGTGGAATTCGAGCTCCTGCTGGAAGTCAAGGCCAGGCTGCCATGA
- the uvrB gene encoding excinuclease ABC subunit UvrB → MPPFQVVSDFQPTGDQPQAIARLAEGIQRGLKHQVLLGVTGSGKTYTMAKVIEQVQKPTLIIAHNKTLAAQLYSEMREFLPQNAVEYFVSYYDYYQPEAYIPRSDVYIEKEAEINEEIDRLRLAATSALFSRRDVVIVASVSCIYGLGSPQEYGRGVLHLRVGDMVRRNQILRHLVEIYYERNDSTLQRGRFRVRGDVLEVQPADREFAYRISLWGDEIERISEIDTLTGEILRDHQQVDIFPAKHFVTPQERLEEALADIAQELEEQVRYFESQGKFLEAQRIRQRTNYDMEMLREVGYCNGIENYSRPLSQRPPGSTPWTLLDYFPPDWLLIVDESHMTIPQIRGMYNGDRSRKEVLVEYGFRLPSALDNRPLRFEEFEEHVNQAIYVSATPGPYELERAEQIVEQVIRPTGLLDPVVEVRPTEGQIEDLIREIKQRVAKGQRVLVTTLTKRMAEDLTEYLAELNIKVHYLHSEIHTIERVEILRDLRLGVYDVVVGINLLREGLDLPEVSLVAILDADKEGFLRSESALIQTIGRAARHVEGKAILYADKMTDAMRAAIAETNRRREIQARYNQEHHITPQSIVKSIRDLTDRVKVMAESRPTYDSDGEETPPIRAADLPKDELARLIKQLEKEMKEAAQALEFERAAALRDQLIELRAIEVEEKLQKRLQKA, encoded by the coding sequence ATGCCGCCATTTCAAGTTGTCAGCGACTTTCAACCTACGGGCGATCAGCCCCAGGCCATCGCCCGCCTGGCAGAGGGCATCCAGCGAGGGCTGAAACACCAGGTCTTGCTGGGCGTCACTGGCAGCGGCAAGACCTATACCATGGCCAAGGTCATTGAACAGGTGCAGAAGCCCACCCTGATCATCGCCCACAACAAGACCCTGGCCGCCCAGCTCTACAGCGAGATGCGGGAGTTCCTGCCCCAAAACGCGGTGGAGTACTTCGTCAGCTACTACGATTACTACCAGCCGGAGGCCTACATCCCCCGCAGCGATGTCTACATCGAGAAGGAGGCTGAGATCAACGAGGAGATCGACCGTCTGCGCCTGGCGGCCACCAGCGCCCTCTTCAGCCGTCGGGATGTGGTCATCGTCGCCTCGGTCTCCTGCATCTACGGCCTGGGCAGCCCCCAGGAGTACGGCCGGGGCGTCCTCCATCTGCGGGTGGGCGATATGGTTCGCCGTAACCAGATCCTCCGCCACCTGGTGGAGATCTACTACGAGCGCAACGACAGCACCTTGCAGCGGGGCCGCTTCCGGGTGCGGGGAGATGTGCTGGAAGTCCAGCCCGCCGACCGGGAGTTCGCCTACCGCATCAGCCTCTGGGGCGATGAGATCGAGCGTATCAGCGAAATCGACACCCTCACCGGTGAGATCCTGCGGGATCACCAGCAGGTGGACATCTTCCCGGCCAAGCATTTTGTGACGCCCCAGGAGCGCCTGGAAGAGGCCCTGGCCGATATCGCCCAGGAGCTGGAGGAGCAGGTCCGATATTTCGAGTCCCAGGGCAAATTCCTGGAAGCCCAGCGCATCCGCCAGCGTACCAACTACGACATGGAGATGCTGCGGGAAGTGGGCTACTGCAACGGCATCGAAAACTACAGCCGTCCCCTCTCCCAGCGGCCGCCCGGCAGCACGCCCTGGACCCTGCTGGACTACTTCCCGCCCGATTGGCTCCTGATCGTGGACGAGAGCCACATGACCATTCCCCAGATCCGGGGGATGTACAACGGCGACCGCTCCCGCAAGGAGGTGCTGGTGGAGTATGGCTTCCGCCTGCCCAGCGCGCTGGACAACCGGCCCCTCCGCTTCGAGGAGTTCGAGGAGCACGTCAACCAGGCCATCTATGTGAGCGCCACGCCGGGCCCCTACGAGCTGGAACGCGCGGAGCAGATCGTGGAGCAGGTGATCCGGCCCACCGGCCTGCTGGATCCGGTGGTCGAAGTGCGCCCCACCGAAGGGCAGATCGAGGACCTGATCCGGGAGATCAAACAGCGGGTGGCCAAAGGGCAGCGGGTGCTGGTCACCACCCTCACCAAGCGCATGGCCGAAGATCTGACCGAATACCTGGCCGAGCTGAACATCAAGGTCCACTACCTCCACAGCGAGATCCACACCATCGAGCGGGTGGAGATCCTGCGAGACCTGCGCCTGGGCGTCTACGACGTGGTGGTGGGCATCAACCTGTTGCGGGAGGGACTGGACCTGCCCGAAGTCTCCCTGGTGGCCATCCTGGATGCCGACAAGGAAGGCTTCCTGCGCAGCGAAAGCGCGTTGATCCAGACCATCGGGCGGGCCGCGCGCCACGTGGAGGGCAAGGCCATCCTCTACGCCGACAAGATGACCGACGCCATGCGTGCGGCCATCGCCGAGACCAACCGTCGCCGGGAGATCCAGGCCCGCTACAACCAGGAACACCACATCACGCCCCAGAGCATCGTCAAAAGCATTCGGGACCTCACCGACCGGGTGAAGGTGATGGCCGAGTCCAGGCCCACTTACGACAGCGACGGCGAGGAGACTCCGCCCATCCGTGCGGCCGATCTGCCCAAGGATGAGCTGGCCCGCCTGATCAAGCAGTTGGAGAAGGAGATGAAAGAAGCCGCCCAGGCCCTGGAGTTTGAGCGGGCGGCTGCCCTGCGGGATCAGCTGATCGAACTGCGGGCCATCGAGGTCGAGGAGAAACTCCAGAAACGGCTGCAGAAGGCATGA
- the gyrA gene encoding DNA gyrase subunit A — protein MTLPTEIAANGHIGQIRETDIVGEMQSAYLDYAMSVIVARALPDVRDGLKPVHRRILYAMYRDLGLTHDKPHKKSARIVGEVLGKYHPHGDSAVYDAMVRMAQDFSLRYPLIDGQGNFGSIDGDNAAAMRYTEARLAEISNLMVADLEKDTVDWHDNFDNSLLEPDILPATLPNLLVNGASGIAVGMATNIPPHNLREVIDALAYMIDHYDRVDEMGVDELLQFIQGPDFPTGGILYRYRQDTKGEENLDVIAQGYSVGKARLVVQAKAHFEEMSRGRSRIVVTELPYQTNKVSLLERIASLVRDGKLEGITDLRDESDRTGMRIVIELTRNADPKDVLADLFKYTPLQQTFGMQMLALVDGEPRTLSLKRMLHLFIQHRQEIVRRRSEYDLARARERAHILEGLLRALDILDEVIDTIRRSRSVETARNNLVKNFGFTVTQAQAILDMQLRRLAALERRRLQDEYKELQQRIRYLEELLADLGKMLAVIKEELLAIREKYGDERRTQIVDRTKGTLTSTDLLPEQDVWISVSAGGELRRQDVSSLSATTLRQIGKGSEVALLTANTRDFLYLFSKDGRCRRVAVHELPSDGSGRHLAELTDFTRRDEITAAVALPRLEGEEAPPGYLFLVTEQGVVKRVTLADFLAAAASDPTVINVDDKDRLGWVLLTRGNQEVILVTAGGQSIRFNEEDVRSMGLAAGGVGGIKLKKGDRVIHAAVVEPEGELVTVTEMGYAKRTPLDQYSSQGRYGGGIVTHKPTAKTGPLIAALMIAPPVEEQQIVFITARGAARPMAVGDIPQMGRNVQGRQVIPVSAGNPLVAARRVLAPPQLAPVGEDEGVATPAPHAPASSNGTNGRPARGKRARGKGKPKEEGRSKQSAASGKARQAPNTGKQADTAGEAASDDQEPDGVKPARARRTAGQKKASVRQAASDAASVDEPPSTRKKAPEKGTTGKETTGKKSTRKKSSGNARAGKEKSGKGADDTGAVQPSLLDDAPAPRTRSRRKKVQTVVSVPPAQARKEKKGRKKST, from the coding sequence ATGACCCTACCTACAGAAATCGCGGCCAACGGCCACATCGGCCAGATTCGAGAAACCGACATCGTCGGCGAGATGCAGAGTGCCTACCTGGATTACGCCATGAGCGTGATCGTGGCCCGGGCCCTGCCCGACGTGCGGGACGGCCTCAAGCCGGTGCATCGCCGCATCCTCTATGCCATGTACCGGGACCTGGGCCTGACCCACGACAAGCCCCACAAGAAGAGCGCCCGCATCGTCGGTGAAGTGTTGGGTAAATATCACCCCCACGGCGACAGCGCGGTCTACGACGCCATGGTGCGCATGGCCCAGGACTTCAGCCTGCGCTACCCCCTCATCGACGGCCAGGGCAACTTCGGCAGCATCGACGGCGACAACGCGGCCGCCATGCGCTACACCGAGGCCCGGCTGGCCGAGATCAGCAACCTCATGGTGGCCGACCTGGAGAAGGACACGGTCGACTGGCACGATAATTTCGACAACTCCCTGCTGGAGCCGGACATCCTGCCCGCCACCCTGCCCAACCTCCTGGTCAACGGCGCCAGCGGCATCGCCGTGGGCATGGCCACCAACATCCCGCCCCACAACCTGCGGGAAGTGATCGACGCCCTGGCCTACATGATCGACCACTATGACCGGGTCGACGAGATGGGCGTCGATGAACTCCTCCAGTTCATCCAGGGGCCGGACTTCCCCACGGGCGGCATCCTCTACCGCTACCGCCAGGACACCAAGGGCGAGGAGAACCTGGACGTCATCGCCCAGGGTTACTCCGTCGGCAAGGCCCGGCTGGTGGTCCAGGCCAAGGCCCACTTCGAGGAAATGAGCCGGGGCCGCAGCCGCATCGTCGTCACCGAGCTCCCCTACCAGACCAACAAGGTGAGCCTGCTGGAGCGGATCGCCAGCCTGGTGCGGGATGGCAAGCTGGAGGGCATCACCGACCTGCGGGATGAGAGCGACCGCACGGGCATGCGCATCGTCATCGAGCTCACCCGCAACGCCGACCCCAAGGACGTGCTGGCGGACCTGTTCAAGTACACCCCCCTCCAGCAGACCTTCGGCATGCAGATGCTGGCCCTGGTGGATGGAGAGCCCCGTACCCTGAGCCTGAAGCGGATGCTCCATCTCTTCATCCAGCACCGCCAGGAGATCGTGCGCCGCCGCTCCGAGTATGACCTGGCCCGGGCCCGGGAGCGGGCCCACATCCTGGAAGGGCTCCTGCGCGCCCTGGACATCCTGGACGAGGTTATCGACACCATCCGGCGTAGCCGCAGCGTCGAGACGGCCCGCAACAACCTGGTGAAAAACTTTGGCTTCACCGTCACCCAGGCCCAGGCCATCCTGGACATGCAGCTTCGCCGCCTGGCCGCGCTGGAACGGCGCCGCCTTCAGGACGAATACAAGGAACTCCAGCAGCGCATCCGCTACCTGGAGGAGCTGCTGGCCGACCTGGGCAAGATGCTGGCCGTGATCAAGGAGGAGCTGCTGGCCATCCGGGAAAAGTACGGCGACGAACGGCGCACCCAGATCGTGGACCGCACCAAGGGCACCCTGACCTCCACCGACCTGCTGCCCGAACAGGATGTCTGGATCTCGGTGAGCGCGGGCGGTGAGCTGCGCCGGCAGGATGTCTCCAGCCTGAGCGCCACCACCCTGCGCCAGATCGGCAAGGGCAGCGAGGTGGCCCTGCTCACGGCCAACACCCGGGACTTCCTCTACCTGTTCAGCAAGGACGGCCGCTGTCGGCGGGTGGCGGTCCACGAACTGCCGTCCGACGGCAGCGGCCGGCACCTGGCCGAGCTCACCGACTTCACCCGCCGGGACGAGATCACCGCGGCGGTGGCTCTGCCCCGGCTGGAAGGCGAGGAAGCGCCGCCGGGTTACCTCTTCCTGGTGACCGAACAGGGCGTGGTCAAGCGGGTCACCCTGGCGGATTTCCTGGCCGCCGCGGCCTCGGACCCCACGGTGATCAACGTGGACGACAAAGACCGGCTCGGCTGGGTCTTGTTGACCCGGGGCAACCAGGAGGTGATCCTGGTCACAGCCGGGGGGCAGTCCATTCGCTTCAACGAGGAGGATGTGCGCAGCATGGGGCTGGCCGCGGGGGGTGTCGGCGGCATCAAGCTGAAGAAGGGCGATCGGGTCATCCACGCCGCGGTGGTCGAACCCGAGGGCGAACTGGTCACCGTGACCGAGATGGGCTACGCCAAGCGCACACCCCTGGACCAGTACAGCAGCCAGGGGCGCTACGGCGGCGGCATCGTCACCCACAAGCCCACAGCCAAGACGGGCCCCCTCATCGCCGCGTTGATGATTGCCCCACCGGTGGAGGAACAGCAGATCGTCTTCATCACCGCGCGGGGAGCCGCCAGGCCCATGGCTGTGGGCGACATTCCCCAGATGGGGCGCAACGTCCAGGGCCGGCAGGTGATCCCGGTATCGGCCGGCAATCCGCTGGTGGCCGCCAGGCGGGTGTTGGCGCCCCCTCAGCTTGCCCCTGTCGGCGAGGATGAAGGGGTGGCCACGCCAGCGCCACATGCACCCGCCAGCTCCAACGGGACGAATGGCCGCCCGGCGCGGGGGAAACGTGCCCGGGGGAAAGGGAAGCCGAAGGAGGAGGGCCGCTCGAAGCAGTCCGCTGCCTCCGGGAAAGCCCGCCAGGCCCCCAACACCGGAAAGCAGGCAGACACAGCCGGGGAAGCTGCTTCAGATGACCAGGAGCCGGACGGCGTCAAACCGGCCCGGGCCAGGAGGACGGCCGGGCAGAAGAAAGCATCCGTCCGACAGGCTGCCTCTGACGCCGCCTCCGTCGACGAGCCACCATCGACCCGCAAAAAAGCGCCTGAAAAAGGGACAACCGGAAAAGAGACAACCGGGAAAAAATCAACCCGGAAAAAGAGCTCTGGGAATGCCAGGGCCGGCAAGGAAAAATCCGGGAAAGGGGCGGACGACACTGGAGCGGTGCAGCCCTCTCTCCTGGACGATGCGCCGGCTCCCCGGACACGGTCCCGGCGGAAGAAGGTGCAGACGGTGGTCAGTGTGCCGCCGGCCCAGGCGCGCAAAGAGAAGAAAGGCCGGAAGAAGTCGACCTAA
- a CDS encoding TIGR00266 family protein, with product MALQYEIIGTTLPVAVIKLAPGDRIYSSSGGMSWMSQTVEMETNTGGGLGKMFKRALTGESLFIVDYYVNQGEGEIAFAAEFPGKILALSLADGQQMIVQKDSFMCAEKSVDLDMHFRKRLGAGLFGGEGFILQKLTGPGLAFVNFDGEILEKTLAPGELLRVDTGHVAMMEPTVDFDVQMVRGFKNILLGGEGLFLATLRGPGKVWLQTMPMSKLANRIAQFMPQVGGRGESGGTNISLGQLFGGE from the coding sequence ATGGCCCTTCAGTACGAAATCATCGGGACAACTCTGCCAGTGGCCGTCATCAAACTGGCTCCGGGCGACCGCATCTACTCTTCCTCCGGCGGCATGAGCTGGATGTCCCAAACGGTGGAGATGGAGACGAACACGGGCGGCGGCCTGGGCAAGATGTTCAAGCGCGCCCTCACCGGCGAGTCCCTCTTCATCGTGGACTACTACGTGAACCAGGGCGAGGGGGAGATCGCCTTTGCCGCCGAATTTCCCGGCAAAATCCTGGCCCTCTCCCTGGCTGACGGCCAGCAGATGATTGTCCAAAAGGACTCATTCATGTGCGCCGAGAAGAGCGTGGACCTGGACATGCACTTCCGCAAGCGGCTGGGCGCGGGCCTCTTCGGCGGCGAAGGGTTCATCCTGCAGAAGTTGACGGGCCCAGGGCTGGCCTTCGTCAATTTCGACGGCGAGATCCTGGAAAAAACCCTGGCGCCGGGGGAGCTGCTGCGGGTGGACACCGGCCATGTGGCCATGATGGAACCCACGGTGGACTTCGACGTGCAGATGGTGCGGGGCTTTAAGAACATCCTGCTGGGCGGCGAGGGCCTCTTCCTGGCCACCCTGCGCGGGCCGGGGAAAGTCTGGCTACAGACCATGCCCATGAGCAAGCTGGCCAACCGCATCGCCCAGTTCATGCCCCAGGTGGGCGGGCGGGGCGAAAGTGGCGGCACCAATATCAGCCTGGGTCAGCTCTTCGGCGGGGAATAA
- a CDS encoding response regulator transcription factor, translating to MYPESRPKILLVDDEVSIISTLQTFLELSGFDVVTARNGFEALERVTQERPDLIVLDVLMPQLDGREALRQLRRRGDWTPVILLTQVTGTAQRIMAIEEGADDYLNKPFDPQELVVRIRAILRRTQAGQQPLHAARRLRSDHVSLDRSARRVYVRGREVPLTPKAIAILEYFMLHPDELVTRERLLDAVWGWESAVGERVVDTRIAELRRALDDDPSRPRFIETVPGAGYRFIAPVVPEP from the coding sequence ATGTATCCCGAAAGCCGTCCCAAAATTTTGCTGGTCGACGATGAAGTATCCATCATTTCCACCCTGCAGACCTTCCTGGAGCTGTCGGGCTTCGACGTGGTGACGGCCCGCAACGGTTTCGAAGCCCTGGAGCGGGTGACCCAGGAGCGCCCCGACCTGATCGTCCTGGATGTGCTGATGCCACAACTGGACGGCCGGGAAGCTTTGCGTCAGCTCCGCCGGCGCGGGGATTGGACGCCGGTGATCTTGCTCACCCAGGTCACAGGGACGGCGCAGCGCATCATGGCCATCGAAGAAGGGGCCGATGACTACCTCAACAAGCCCTTCGATCCCCAGGAGCTGGTGGTGCGCATCCGGGCCATCCTGCGGCGCACCCAGGCCGGGCAGCAACCTCTCCATGCCGCCCGGCGCCTGCGCAGCGACCACGTGTCGCTGGATCGAAGCGCCCGCCGGGTCTATGTCCGCGGCCGTGAAGTCCCCCTGACCCCCAAGGCCATTGCCATCCTGGAATACTTCATGCTCCACCCCGACGAGCTGGTCACCCGGGAGCGGCTGCTGGATGCAGTGTGGGGGTGGGAAAGTGCCGTGGGCGAACGAGTGGTGGATACCCGCATCGCCGAGCTGCGCCGGGCCCTGGATGATGACCCATCGCGCCCTCGCTTCATCGAGACGGTGCCGGGCGCGGGCTATCGATTTATTGCCCCTGTGGTGCCAGAGCCATGA
- a CDS encoding sensor histidine kinase, which translates to MIHLFLRRYWLPLLLGVLGLLVLGRVVLVNAWVLVPEDVDVVVMVALLSAALTAAIYRIVQISMGHLRQRSIQQARQETLAEHRRFLSRLDHELKNPLTALRAGLRTLALTSLDTRQRQIVETLEAETLRLSRLVQDLRKLAELETHPLNLQSVSIPGFVENILQMEQERFESGQRHFQYRVETAHDTWIFDEDLLTLAVNNLLDNAWKYTRPGDTVELAVVAQQELMVRISDTGVGIPPEALPHIWEELYRAPQMEKIAGSGIGLALVKAIVERHGGRAEIDSEPGRGTTITLFLPPVSSP; encoded by the coding sequence ATGATCCACCTTTTCCTCCGGCGCTACTGGTTGCCCCTGCTGTTGGGCGTCCTGGGCCTGCTGGTGCTGGGACGGGTGGTTCTGGTCAACGCCTGGGTTCTCGTCCCCGAAGATGTGGACGTGGTGGTGATGGTCGCCCTGCTGAGCGCCGCTTTGACCGCGGCCATCTATCGGATCGTCCAGATCTCCATGGGGCACCTGCGTCAGCGCAGCATCCAGCAGGCCCGCCAGGAGACCCTGGCCGAGCATCGCCGTTTCCTCAGCCGTCTGGACCACGAGCTCAAGAATCCCCTGACCGCGCTGCGGGCCGGCCTGCGGACGCTGGCGCTTACTTCCCTGGATACACGCCAGCGCCAGATCGTGGAGACGCTGGAAGCTGAGACCCTGCGCCTGAGCCGCTTGGTACAGGACTTGCGCAAGCTGGCGGAGTTGGAGACCCATCCCCTCAACCTGCAGTCGGTTTCAATCCCCGGGTTTGTGGAAAATATCCTTCAGATGGAGCAGGAGCGATTCGAGTCCGGCCAGCGCCACTTCCAATATCGCGTGGAAACGGCCCACGACACCTGGATCTTCGACGAGGATCTGCTGACCCTGGCCGTCAACAATCTGCTCGACAATGCCTGGAAGTATACCCGACCTGGTGACACGGTGGAGCTTGCCGTGGTGGCCCAGCAGGAGTTGATGGTCCGCATCTCGGATACCGGTGTCGGCATTCCGCCCGAAGCTCTGCCCCACATCTGGGAGGAGCTCTACCGCGCGCCCCAGATGGAAAAAATCGCGGGCAGTGGCATCGGCCTGGCCCTGGTCAAAGCCATCGTAGAGCGTCACGGAGGGCGGGCTGAAATCGACAGCGAACCGGGACGCGGCACCACCATTACCCTCTTTCTACCCCCAGTCTCCTCCCCCTGA
- the mtnA gene encoding S-methyl-5-thioribose-1-phosphate isomerase, which yields MRTVFWEDNKVKMIDQRLLPGTFVLAEFDTVEGIARSIREMYVRGAPAIGATAAFGMALAALRSQATDREGLLADLRAAKATLDAARPTAVNLSWATARLLTLAEQTQADVDALRQALLAEAQAVADEDVEINRRMGFHGAELIPDGANVLHHCNTGALAAVDFGTALGVIYACQEQGKRIHVWVDETRPRLQGARLTAWELMRAEVPMHLIADNAAGHLMRTGQVDVVIFGADRVAANGDVANKIGTYKLSVVAKENGIPVYAVVPTSTIDLNLPDGDHIPIEERGPEEVTHIGETVIAPENVPVYNPAFDVTPHRYITGIVTEEGVCYPPFTQSLRKAKEAAEARIAARRRQR from the coding sequence ATGCGCACAGTATTTTGGGAAGACAACAAGGTCAAAATGATCGACCAGCGGCTGCTGCCGGGCACCTTTGTCCTGGCAGAGTTTGACACGGTCGAGGGGATCGCGCGGAGCATTCGGGAGATGTATGTGCGCGGCGCGCCGGCCATTGGCGCCACCGCGGCCTTCGGCATGGCCCTGGCCGCGCTGCGCAGCCAGGCCACCGACCGGGAGGGTCTCCTGGCCGACCTGCGGGCCGCCAAGGCCACCCTGGACGCGGCCCGCCCCACCGCCGTCAACCTCTCCTGGGCCACCGCCCGCCTGCTGACCCTGGCCGAGCAGACCCAGGCCGATGTGGACGCGTTGCGCCAGGCCTTGCTGGCCGAAGCCCAGGCCGTCGCCGATGAAGATGTGGAGATCAACCGCCGCATGGGCTTCCACGGAGCCGAACTCATCCCGGACGGGGCCAACGTGCTCCACCACTGCAACACCGGCGCCCTGGCCGCGGTGGACTTCGGCACCGCTCTGGGCGTCATCTATGCCTGTCAGGAGCAGGGCAAGCGGATCCACGTCTGGGTGGACGAGACCCGCCCCCGGCTGCAGGGCGCCCGCCTGACCGCCTGGGAGCTGATGCGGGCCGAAGTGCCCATGCATCTCATCGCCGACAACGCCGCCGGCCACCTCATGCGTACCGGCCAGGTGGATGTGGTCATCTTCGGCGCCGATCGGGTGGCCGCCAACGGCGACGTGGCCAACAAGATCGGGACCTACAAGCTGAGCGTGGTGGCCAAAGAGAACGGCATCCCCGTCTACGCGGTGGTGCCCACCAGTACCATCGACCTGAACCTGCCCGACGGGGATCACATCCCCATCGAGGAGCGGGGGCCAGAAGAGGTGACCCATATCGGCGAGACGGTCATTGCACCGGAAAATGTGCCGGTCTACAACCCGGCTTTCGACGTCACCCCCCATCGCTACATCACCGGCATCGTCACCGAAGAAGGGGTCTGCTATCCTCCCTTTACCCAAAGCCTGCGCAAGGCCAAGGAAGCTGCGGAAGCGCGTATTGCAGCCCGGCGACGGCAACGGTAG